Proteins from a single region of Strix aluco isolate bStrAlu1 chromosome 5, bStrAlu1.hap1, whole genome shotgun sequence:
- the NUP205 gene encoding nuclear pore complex protein Nup205, translating to MARRYPAPREAPRGQPGVLPGLPRPAAPPLRLPLSKMAAPLAVNSAASLWGPYKDIWQTVMNAIWKRQPEAIHRLDQVLKKHKSDFISLFRNPPKNVQQHEKIQKASTEGVAIQGQQGTRLLPEQLIREAFILSDLFDIGELAAVELLLAGEHQQPHFPGLTRGLVAVLLYWDGKRCIANSLRTLIQSRQGKTWTLELSQELMSMTTRFTDDLMEQGLTQKILTLVSHIDLNNEFDKLQRERGLGSEKHRKEVSDLIKECRQSLAESLFVWTCQSPLSKDDTLILISYLEKVTAETGSPLDGVNLSLLMALLYCFDVSFLEQGTEDREDLMHRLPLLAERQYIATIHTRLQESQPWKLPGLQATVRLAWALTLRGISQLSDVTALAEFTEADEAMAELAVADNVFLFLTESVVGSENFYQEEFYIRKIHNLVTDFLALMPMKVKQLRNRADEDARMIHMSIQMGNDPPISLRRDLEHLMLLIAELYRKDPFNLELALEYWCPSEPLQTSTIMGSYLGVAHQRPPQRQVVLSKFVRQMGDLLPSTIYIPYLKMLRGLASGPQCAHYCFSLLKVNGSSHAENIQGAGGSPVSWEHFFHSLMLYHEHLRKDLPSADSVQYRHLPLRGITQKEQDGLIAFLQLTTVIVNWSENARLALCEHPQWTPVVVILGLLQCSIPPVLKAELSETLTAFGRSPEIAASLWQSLEYTQILQTVRSPGQRQAIGIEVELNEIESRCEEYPLTRAFCRLISTLVESSFPSNLGAGLRPPGFDPYLQFLRDSVFLRFRTRAYRRAAEKWEVAEVVLEVFYKLLRDYEPQLEDFVDQYVELQGEEIIAYKPPGFSLMYHLLNESPMLELSLSLLEEGVKQLDTYAPFPGKKHLEKAVQYCLALLNLTLQKENLFMDLLRESHLSLIVTPLEQLLQGINPRTKKADHVVNIARYLYHGNSNPELAFESTKILCCISYNSNIQIKLVGDFTHDQSISQKLMAGFVECLDNEDAEELINPEEELEPEKKRARIHHETRIHILNLLITSLECSPPSLALYLLGYELKKPVSTTNLQDPGVLGCPRTCLHAILNILEKGTETRNGPTAVQESPHLAELCYQVIYQLCACSDTSGPTMRYLRTSQDFLFTQLQYLPFSIKEHEISTLNQMSWLMKTAAIEMRVTSLNRQRSHTQRLLHLLLDDMPVKPYLADGEGGMEDESRSVSGFLHFDTASKVRRKILSILDSIDFSQDIPEPLQLDFFDRVQIEQVIANCEHKNARGQVVCNVKYLHRVLVAEVNALQGMAAIGQRPLLMEEINTILQYVVERNKLLQCLHAKRHALESWRQLVEIILTACPQDLIQAEDRQLIIRDLLQDVHDKILDDDAAQELMPVVAGAVFTLTAHLSQSVKTEQKQPLALPMAGQSQYVLMLDASFTSSPGSESISMGFASIGDSSLHIILKKLLDFILKTGGGFQRVRTHLYGSLLYYLQIAQRPDEPDTLEAAKKTMWERLTAPEDVFSKLQRENMAIIESYGAALMEVVCRDACDGHEIGRMLALALLDRIVSVDKQQQWLLYLSNSGYLKVLVDSLADDDLTLQSLLTPQPPLLKALYTYESKMAFLTRIAKSQQGALELLRSGVIVRLAQCQVYDMRPETDHQGMYGMRDPPVFIPAPVERYRQILLPALQLCQVILTSSMAQHLQAAGQVLQFLISHSDTIQAILRCQDVSVGSLQELASLTGIISKAALPGVLSELDVDVNEGTQMELQGHIGRFQRQCLGLLSRFGGSDRLRQFKLQDNAERDRMNKRDEIELAMQQICANVMEYCESLMLQSAPSFQHAVCLFTPSLSESTNRDGPRQDTQVPVVPYWHLPGLGIIVYLLKQSTSDFFSYYDSHRQSVNKLQNVEQLPPDEIKELCQSVMPAGVDKISTSQKYVLARRRLVKLINNRAKLLSLCSYIIETCLFILWRHLEHYLLHCTPTDSQDPLLSSRMSFKKGRLQDSFGSEPNLDFSSGLNRVSQHDIEQLQIEATNSFGESLQKKLLDIEGLYSKVRSRYTFIQALVRRIRGLLRISRT from the exons ctGCCAGCTTGTGGGGTCCATATAAGGACATATGGCAGACTGTAATGAATGCCATTTGGAAAAGGCAACCTGAAGCTATTCATCGCCTTGACCAggttttaaagaaacacaaatcagacttcatttctctcttcagAAATCCG CCAAAGAACGTTCAGCAGcatgagaaaattcagaaagcaaGTACAGAAGGGGTTGCTATCCAGGGTCAGCAGGGAACTAGGCTTTTGCCAGAGCAACTCATCAGAGAAGCCTTTATCCTCAGTGACCTCTTTGATATTGGAGAGTTGGCAGCTGTTGAGCTCCTTCTAGCTG GAGAACACCAGCAACCTCATTTTCCTGGCCTTACAAGAGGTCTAGTGGCTGTTCTGTTGTACTGGGATGGAAAAAGATGCATTGCCAATTCACTACGAACCCTCATCCAGTCACGCCAAGGCAAGACGTGGACATTGGAACTCAG TCAAGAGTTAATGTCCATGACAACACGCTTCACAGATGACCTAATGGAGCAGGGTTTGACTCAGAAGATCCTCACTCTTGTGTCTCACATTGATTTGAACAATGAATTTGATAAACTCCAGAGAGAGCGAGGATTGGGCAGTGAGAAACATCGCAAAGAG GTTTCTGACCTCATTAAAGAATGCCGACAGTCCTTGGCTGAAAGTCTGTTTGTCTGGACCTGCCAATCACCACTGAGTAAGGATGACACGCTAATCCTTATAAGTTACTTGGAGAAGGTAACAGCGGAAACTGGTAGCCCATTGGATGGTGTGAACTTGTCTCTTCTCATGGCTCTCCTTTACTGCTTTGATGTCAGCTTTCTGGAACAAGGCACAGAGGATCGTGAAG ATTTGATGCACCGGCTCCCTCTGCTAGCAGAAAGACAGTATATAGCAACAATACACACTCGTCTTCAGGAGTCTCAGCCTTGGAAATTGCCAGGCCTGCAAGCTACTGTTAGATTAGCCTGGGCGCTGACATTACGAGGAATATCCCAATTGTCCGATGTGACAG CTCTTGCAGAATTCACTGAGGCAGATGAAGCAATGGCAGAGCTAGCAGTTGCTGATAATGTCTTCCTGTTCCTGACTGAATCTGTTGTGGGGTCTGAAAATTTCTACCAGGAGGAATTCTACATTCGCAAAATTCATAACCTTGTCACAGACTTCCTTGCACTCATGCCAATGAAA GTGAAACAGCTGAGAAACCGTGCCGATGAAGATGCTCGTATGATCCACATGAGTATTCAGATGGGTAATGATCCACCTATTTCCCTTCGGAGAGATCTGGAGCATTTAATGCTTTTA ATTGCTGAATTGTATAGGAAAGACCCCTTTAACCTGGAACTTGCCCTTGAATACTGGTGTCCATCAGAGCCTTTGCAGACATCTACCATCATGGGGTCCTACCTTGGAGTAGCTCATCAGCGACCCCCTCAGCGCCAG GTTGTCTTGTCAAAGTTTGTTAGGCAAATGGGAGATCTACTTCCTTCCACTATTTACATCCCATACTTGAAAATGCTGCGGGGACTGGCTAGTGGGCCTCAGTGTGCTCATTACTGCTTTAGTTTGCTAAAAGTCAATGGCAGTAGTCATG CGGAAAACATTCAAGGAGCAGGTGGCAGCCCTGTGTCGTGGGAGCATTTCTTCCACTCTTTGATGCTTTATCATGAGCACTTAAGGAAAGACTTGCCAAGTGCAGACAGTGTCCAGTATCGTCACCTGCCTCTCCGAGGAATCACACAGAAAGAACAGGATGGATTAATTGCCTTTTTACAGCTGACCACTGTTATAGTAAATTGG AGTGAGAATGCTCGCTTGGCTCTTTGCGAGCACCCTCAGTGGACACCAGTAGTGGTCATTCTCGGACTTCTGCAGTGCAGCATTCCTCCTGTTTTGAAAGCAGAGCTATCAGAAACCCTTACTGCTTTTGGAAGATCTCCTGAAATAGCTGCTTCGCTCTGGCAATCCCTGGAATATACACAG ataCTACAAACTGTGAGAAGTCCAGGCCAAAGACAAGCAATTGGTATTGAG GTTGAATTGAATGAGATTGAGTCCAGATGTGAAGAATATCCTTTAACCCGTGCCTTCTGTCGACTCATCAGCACGCTAGTGGAGAGTTCATTCCCCTCTAACTTGGGAGCAGGTCTCCGTCCGCCAGGCTTTGATCCCTATCTCCAGTTCCTCAGGGATTCTGTGTTTCTCCGATTCCGCACCAGAGCTTACCGGAGAGCtgctgaaaaa TGGGAAGTAGCTGAGGTAGTTCTGGAAGTGTTTTACAAATTGCTGCGGGACTATGAACCTCAACTTGAAGACTTTGTGGACCAATATGTAGAGTTACAAG GAGAAGAAATAATAGCATATAAACCACCTGGATTCAGTTTGATGTATCATTTATTGAATGAGTCCCCAATGCTGGAACTGTCCCTTAGTTTGCTAGAAGAAGGGGTTAAGCAGCTTGATACTTATGCTCCATTTCCTG GGAAGAAGCATTTAGAGAAAGCTGTACAGTATTGCCTTGCACTTCTGAACTTAACCCTACAGAAGGAGAATCTTTTTATGGATCTGTTGCGGGAGAGCCACCTTTCCCTTATTGTCACGCCACTGGAGCAGCTGCTTCAAGGAATCAATCCTCGCACTAAGAAGGCAGATCATGTGGTGAATATTGCTAG GTATCTTTATCATGGAAACAGTAATCCTGAACTGGCTTTTGAAAGTACCAAGATTTTGTGCTGTATTTCTTATAATTCCAACATCCAGATAAAGTTAGTTGGTGATTTCACACATGATCAG AGTATTAGCCAGAAGCTGATGGCTGGGTTTGTGGAATGTTTGGACAATGAAGATGCAGAAGAATTAATTAATCCAGAGGAGG agcTGGAGCCTGAAAAGAAGCGGGCACGAATTCATCATGAAACAAGGATCCATATTCTGAATCTTCTTATCACCTCTCTTGAGTGTAGTCCTCCCAGCCTTGCTCTGTATCTCTTGGGATATGAACTGAAGAAACCTGTCAGTACCACAAATCTGCAGGATCCAG gtGTCTTGGGTTGCCCACGGACTTGCCTTCATGCTATTTTGAACATATTGGAGAAGGGTACTGAAACAAGGAATGGGCCTACAGCAGTTCAGGAATCTCCTCATCTTGCAGAACTCTGTTACCAG GTGATCTATCAGTTGTGTGCATGCTCTGACACATCAGGTCCAACTATGAGGTATCTGAGGACCAGTCAGGATTTCCTATTCACTCAGCTCCAATATTTGCCATTTTCTATCAAAG AACACGAGATTTCAACACTGAACCAAATGTCTTGGCTGATGAAGACTGCAGCTATAGAAATGCGAGTGACATCGCTGAACCGCCAGCGCTCCCACACACAGAGACTGCTGCATCTGCTGCTTGATGACATGCCTGTGAAACCATACTTGG CTGATGGTGAAGGAGGGATGGAAGATGAAAGTCGATCAGTCAGTGGGTTTCTCCACTTTGACACTGCTTCCAAAG TACGCAGGAAGATCTTAAGTATCCTGGATTCAATTGACTTCAGTCAGGACATTCCAGAGCCTTTACAACTGGATTTTTTTGACCGGGTTCAGATTGAGCAAGTCATTGCTAATTGTGAGCACAAGAATGCACGTGGACAAGTGGTCTGCAACGTCAAG TACCTTCACAGAGTTCTGGTTGCAGAAGTCAATGCTCTTCAAGGAATGGCAGCAATAGGCCAGAGACCTTTACTTATGGAG GAGATCAACACTATCCTGCAGTATGTAGTGGAGCGGAACAAGCTGCTGCAGTGCCTCCATGCTAAGAGGCATGCTTTAGAGTCATGGAGACAACTGGTTGAAATTATACTCACTGCCTGCCCCCAGGATCTCATACAGGCTGAGGACAGACAACTGATTATCCGTGATCTTTTGCAGGATGTGCATGACAAG ATCCTAGATGATGATGCAGCTCAGGAGTTGATGCCGGTGGTGGCAGGGGCTGTGTTCACCCTGACTGCCCACCTGAGCCAGTCCGtgaaaactgaacagaaacaGCCTCTTGCACTCCCTATGGCGGGACAGTCCCAATATGTCTTGATGCTGGATGCTTCTTTTACCTCATCACCTGGCTCTGAGAGCATATCCATGGGTTTTGCTTCCATTGGTGACTCCTCCCTCCACATCATCTTAAAAAAGCTGCtggatttcattttgaaaacag GTGGTGGCTTCCAGAGAGTGAGAACGCACCTTTATGGATCACTGCTTTATTATTTGCAGATTGCCCAGAGACCAGATGAACCAGACACTTTAGAAGCAG CTAAAAAAACTATGTGGGAACGTCTGACAGCTCCTGAAGATGTGTTTAGTAAATTGCAACGAGAAAACATGGCAATTATTGAGAGTTATGGGGCAGCTCTCATGGAGGTGGTCTGTCGTGATGCCTGTGATGGTCATGAGATAGGCCGG ATGCTGGCATTGGCTTTGCTTGATCGTATTGTTTCAGTAgacaagcagcagcagtggctgttGTATCTGTCCAATAGTGGCTACCTGAAGGTGCTTGTGGATAGCCTAGCAGATGATGATCTAACTCTTCAGAGCTTGCTCACACCTCAGCCTCCTTTACTTAAAGCACTGTACACCTATGAGTCCAAAATG GCATTCCTCACTAGAATAGCTAAAAGTCAGCAAGGGGCATTAGAGCTGTTGCGGTCTGGAGTGATTGTGAGGCTGGCACAGTGTCAAGTGTATGACATGCGACCCGAAACAGACCATCAGGG AATGTATGGGATGAGAGATCCTCCAGTCTTCATTCCTGCTCCAGTGGAACGCTATCGCCAGATTCTTCTTCCAGCTCTTCAACTGTGCCAAGTGATCCTCACATCCAGCATGGCACAACACCTGCAAGCAGCAGGACAG GTTTTGCAGTTTCTGATTTCCCATTCGGATACTATCCAGGCAATCCTGAGGTGTCAAGATGTTAGTGTTGGATCTCTCCAGGAGCTGGCCTCCCTGACAGGAATAATCAGCAAGGCAGCTTTGCCTG GAGTGCTGAGTGAGCTGGACGTTGATGTTAATGAAGGGACACAGATGGAGCTACAAGGACATATAGGCCGATTTCAG CGCCAGTGCTTAGGACTTCTAAGTCGGTTTGGTGGTTCAGACAGACTACGTCAGTTTAAACTGCAAGATAACGCAGAGAGAGACAGAATGAACAAGAGGGATGAAATTGAGTTGGCCATGCAACAA ATCTGTGCAAATGTGATGGAATACTGTGAGTCACTTATGTTGCAGAGTGCCCCCAGTTTTCAGCATGCTGTTTGTCTGTTTACTCCTAGCTTGTCAGAATCAACCAACCGAGATGGGCCTCGTCAGG ATACACAAGTACCAGTGGTCCCATACTGGCACTTGCCTGGCTTGGGCATTATCGTCTACCTGCTGAAACAGAGCACTAGTGATTTCTTCAGTTACTACGATAGCCACCGTCAGAGTGTTAACAAATTGCAAAATGTGGAGCAACTCCCGCCAGATGAAATAAAAGAG CTGTGTCAGTCAGTTATGCCAGCTGGGGTTGACAAAATCTCCACTTCCCAAAAATACGTTTTGGCAAGGCGACGCCTGGTGAAGCTAATAAACAACcgagccaagctgctttctctctgtTCTT ATATTATAGAAACATGTCTCTTCATTCTTTGGCGTCATCTGGAACACTATCTACTGCATTGCACACCCACTGACTCCCAAGACCCACTGCTGTCCTCTAGGATGTCATTTAAGAAAGGAAGGCTCCAAG ATTCCTTTGGTTCAGAGCCTAACTTGGATTTCAGTAGTGGACTGAATCGAGTGAGCCAGCATGATATAGAACAG CTTCAGATTGAAGCCACAAACAGCTTTGGTGAATCCCTGCAGAAGAAGCTTCTGGACATTGAAGGATTATATTCTAAAGTTCGGTCACGATACACTTTTATTCAAGCTCTTGTTAGACGTATCCGTGGTCTCCTAAGGATATCAAGGACCTAA